Proteins found in one Zea mays cultivar B73 chromosome 1, Zm-B73-REFERENCE-NAM-5.0, whole genome shotgun sequence genomic segment:
- the LOC103645332 gene encoding uncharacterized protein has protein sequence MVELRAFQETSNASQRSAATLPLSPSSGDSLPGGKYEVLVIKAGLRKVKILTDLVSTRRPKKTCQGGGKDKLCVNSDGAEYPCDTESLDDDLDDRVKEDEFGDSTIRKSFSYGSLQSDNYVGGLVYAHAKIVGEHEDRIYYSNRKTDVSFHVEKGLPSTTENGLLTAKRSILPWRKRKLSLRSLKAKGEPLLKKAYGEEGGDDIEYDRRLLTSFDESVSEGSRGYGSANTMVSKFGDDNFVIGN, from the exons ATGGTTGAATTAAGAGCTTTTCAAGAAACATCTAATGCATCACAGCGATCTGCTGCAACCTTGCCATTGTCCCCATCATCTGGTGATTCTCTTCCTGGAGGAAAATATGAGGTTTTGGTTATTAAAGCAGGGCTGAGGAAGGTAAAAATTCTCACAGATCTGGTGTCGACACGAAGGCCTAAGAAGACTTGCCAGGGAGGTGGCAAAGATAAGTTATGTGTTAACAGTGATGGTGCTGAATATCCATGCGATACTGAGTCTCTTGATGACGATCTAGATGATAGAGTTAAGGAAGATGAATTTGGAGATTCAACTATCAGGAAGTCTTTCAGTTATGGGTCTCTGCAATCTGACAACTATGTTGGTGGCCTAGTTTATGCCCATGCAAAGATTGTTGGGGAGCATGAGGACCGGATATATTATAGTAACCGAAAAACTGATGTCAGTTTCCATGTAGAGAAAGGATTGCCATCAACCACAGAGAATGGGTTGCTAACTGCTAAGCGCAGTATACTTCCTTGGAGAAAGAGGAAACTGAGTTTACGGTCGCTGAAGGCTAAAGGTGAACCTCTCTTGAAAAAGGCATATGGGGAAGAGGGAGGTGATGATATTGAATATGATCGACGCTTGCTAACATCATTTGATGAATCTGTTTCAGAG GGATCAAGAGGATATGGATCAGCAAATACTATGGTGTCAAAATTTGGTGATGACAATTTTGTCATTGGAAATTAG